Proteins encoded in a region of the Candidatus Providencia siddallii genome:
- the lysC gene encoding lysine-sensitive aspartokinase 3, with protein sequence MNKKIFSLNNNQFIIAKIGGTSVANFEAMNNCANIIYNNKNIRIVIVSASAGITNLLIKLSEGCKKNKRIQLLQKITNIQYNIINKLKITNLINKKINLLLKNIINLSEQATLKTSNELTDEIVCYGELMSTLLFVEILKQRNISSQWFDIRNIMKTDENFGQAKPKITYLKQLAKQQLFPILKKSLIITQGFIGQDQKGRTTTLGRGGSDYTATLLAEALKLSYVYILTDVPGIFTSDPNIVPNAKRIDNINFNEAAEMATFGAKILHPLTLLPVIRANISIFIGSSKNPELGGTIIDSNTKNFPKIISLVIRRKQILLILKNIKNIKKHIFLIKIFTILSNHNIPIDFVTIIESNIIIIINTVTYINKNNLINTLLLRELSFLCNVKIEKNLSLITIIGKNLSKVNKIRKKIINSLKLFKIRMINYGIDYNNIYLIINENDADNILRILHNNLFEKIK encoded by the coding sequence ATGAATAAAAAAATTTTTTCATTAAATAATAATCAATTTATAATAGCTAAAATAGGAGGTACAAGTGTAGCAAATTTTGAAGCAATGAATAATTGTGCAAATATTATTTACAATAATAAAAACATACGAATAGTAATTGTTTCTGCTTCTGCAGGAATTACTAACTTATTAATAAAACTTTCTGAAGGATGTAAAAAAAACAAACGAATTCAATTATTACAAAAGATTACGAATATTCAATATAATATAATTAATAAATTAAAAATTACTAATTTAATTAATAAAAAAATTAATTTACTTTTAAAGAATATAATTAATTTATCTGAACAAGCAACATTAAAAACATCTAATGAATTAACCGATGAAATCGTATGTTATGGTGAATTAATGTCAACTTTACTATTCGTAGAAATTCTTAAACAACGTAATATTAGTTCACAATGGTTTGATATTCGTAATATTATGAAAACTGATGAAAATTTTGGACAAGCAAAACCTAAAATTACATATTTAAAACAATTAGCAAAACAACAATTATTTCCAATTCTAAAAAAATCATTAATTATTACACAAGGTTTTATAGGGCAAGATCAAAAAGGACGTACAACGACATTAGGAAGAGGAGGAAGTGATTATACTGCTACTCTTCTTGCTGAAGCATTAAAATTATCATATGTATATATTCTAACTGATGTACCTGGTATTTTCACAAGCGATCCAAATATTGTTCCAAATGCAAAACGTATTGATAATATTAATTTTAATGAAGCTGCAGAAATGGCAACTTTTGGTGCAAAAATACTTCATCCATTGACTTTATTACCTGTTATTAGAGCTAATATATCTATATTTATTGGTTCTAGTAAAAATCCAGAATTAGGTGGTACAATTATTGATTCTAACACAAAAAATTTTCCAAAAATTATATCATTAGTTATTCGTCGAAAACAAATTTTATTAATATTAAAAAATATAAAAAATATAAAAAAACATATTTTTTTAATAAAAATTTTTACAATACTATCAAATCATAATATTCCAATAGATTTTGTAACGATAATAGAATCTAATATAATCATAATCATTAATACTGTTACTTATATTAATAAAAATAATTTAATTAATACATTATTATTAAGAGAACTTTCATTTTTATGTAATGTTAAAATTGAAAAAAATTTATCATTAATTACAATTATAGGAAAAAATTTATCTAAAGTTAATAAAATAAGAAAAAAAATTATTAATTCTTTAAAATTATTTAAAATTCGTATGATTAATTATGGAATTGATTATAATAATATTTATTTAATAATAAATGAAAATGATGCCGATAATATATTAAGGATATTACATAATAATTTGTTTGAAAAAATCAAATAA